The following proteins come from a genomic window of Ornithinimicrobium cryptoxanthini:
- a CDS encoding RNA polymerase sigma factor, protein MRATPRDAAWFDRLFAEHAVAVHRYFVRRAPRQEAEDLAAEVFAVAWRRRDSIPEEFVLPWLYKTASYVLSNHRRKPTLTLLADYGSESPDRSISVDPADLVVEDAEVRAALDRLSTRDRQVLMLHAWEGLDGEGLAKALGITRGGAAAALSRARARLREAWVT, encoded by the coding sequence ATGCGGGCAACGCCCCGCGACGCAGCCTGGTTCGACCGGTTGTTCGCCGAGCACGCGGTGGCGGTGCACCGCTACTTCGTGCGCCGCGCCCCCCGCCAGGAGGCGGAGGACCTCGCGGCCGAGGTCTTCGCCGTGGCGTGGCGCCGACGCGACAGCATCCCCGAGGAGTTCGTGCTCCCGTGGCTCTACAAGACCGCCTCCTACGTGCTGAGCAACCATCGGCGCAAGCCGACGCTGACCCTGCTGGCCGACTACGGCAGCGAGTCCCCCGATCGCAGCATCAGCGTCGATCCGGCCGACCTCGTGGTCGAGGACGCCGAGGTGCGGGCCGCGCTGGACAGGCTCAGCACCCGCGACCGACAGGTCCTGATGCTCCACGCCTGGGAGGGCCTGGACGGCGAGGGTCTGGCCAAGGCCCTGGGCATCACCCGCGGCGGTGCCGCTGCCGCCCTGTCCCGGGCCCGCGCCCGGCTGCGGGAGGCCTGGGTCACCTGA